Genomic segment of Bifidobacterium lemurum:
GCCACACGTACCTGCCCGTCGCGTCCCACCGGGCCAGCGTCTCGATCGCCTTGCTCAACCTCATATCCGTAAGTGTACGTGAACTGTGTGTTTTTGCACAATTCACGTACAGTTGACGGTTACGGGGCAAGTCGCCGCGAGCACGCCGAACCCTCCGTGGTTCGGATGGCGCGGCGGCCCGGTTCGTTATCGTCTCGAGCCCGTGTGGACGTTACGTGGTTTCGTCCGGCCGTACTCCGTCGCGGCCGGGCCATAGGGTCCGGGAATGGTTCCCAGCGGTGGGGTAGGTCCAGGGAGGGCGGCACCGCCGTCGCCCTCCTTGGTCGTCGGAGGCGGAACTGGCGAAGTCCGGCGGTAGAATCGTATTAGAAATGTCCTCTCGTCCACGGTCGTTATGAAAGGGGCTGACGCATGCCGAATCCAGCATTGACTCAGCGTATCCGGGCGTTGCCCGAGTCCTTGATTGCATTGGGTGAGAACAATGAGGTATTGGAGCTTTTGTCGAAGGTGGGCGAAGCCCGGTCGTACAGGGATTCGTTGGGCGAGCTCGACGGCGTGGAGCAAAGCGCCGTCGAAGACTACGGCAAGGAGTGGATGGCCCGTTATGTGTATAACTCGAACGCCATCGAAGGGTCCACGCTCACTCTCGAGGACACCGAGCTGGTCCTCGAGGGAGAGTTCGTTCCGACCGATTCTCCTGCCCGGTATATCTTCGCCGCGCGCGGCGTCGCGGACGGCATGGCCTACGTGCGACGATTCGTCGAAGAAGGACGGGACATCGACACGGAGATCATCCAGAAGATCCATGAGGTCACATCCCTGGACGTGCAGCCGACCCTTCGCGGACGTTTCCGCCCATACGGATACACCGCGCGCATCCTAGGCACACGGGTGAAGACAGCCGACCCGCTGGAGATCCACGAGGACATCGACCTGCTGTGCGAGACCGCTCGAGCCGAGGGCATCCACCCAATTCTGCGCGCGGCTGGATTCCACGCCTTGTTCGAGAACGTCCATCCGTTCGCCGATGGCAACGGACGGACCGGCCGTCAGCTGTTGAATATGATGCTCATGTCGTCCGGATACAAGCCCGTGGCGATCAAGCACGACGCGGGAAGGACCTACGGGGAAAGCCTCGAAGCCTGGCAGGTCGACGGCAATCCTCTGCCGTTCGTCCGGGTGCTCGCCGATTGCGTGTTCCAGGAGGAGACGGACGTGGCGGGGCTCGTCTCGGATTTGCGCGCCGGGCAAGAACTCGACTTGTCTGGCGTCAATAACAGCGGACTCGCGAGATAAGGGCCCGCACCCTTGAATTGATTTACACTTCAAGACGCCGGGACAATCCCGGCGTCTTTCTTTCATATCAGCGCTTGGCAAACGTCAAGCGCTGCATGGTCATGTTTGGCAGGCGGAGGTCGAACCGTTCCTGCATCATCCGCTGATATGTGTCGGTTCTTGTCGTGGACTCGACCGCGTCCCGCATCTCGTCCGGTCTGACCCCGATATAGCGCATGGTCGTCGCCACGTTCGCATGCCCGAGAATCTGCGAGACGAGAAGAATGTCGCATCCGGTGCGGTAATAGGCCAAGGTTGCGAAACGGCGACGTAATGAGTGGCTGGGATAACTGGTGGCAGCTTTGATTCGTTTCGCAACGTAATCGACGCTGGCTGGGTTCTCCTCGAATCGACCGGGAAACAACCAGCCCGCCGGCCGACGCCGGATCTTCCGCGCCAGTTCGCCCGGAACGGGAAGCACCCGTTCCTTGATGCCCTTGCCGTGTACGAGTATTCGCATCTCCTCAGGATTGTCCTCGATGTCACGCTCGGTGTGGATTCGCGTCATTTCGATCCGTCGCAGCCCCATCCAAGCGCCGAACATGATGGCAAGCACGGCATCCTCATCATCGGATTTCAGGCCCTCATTGATCGCATGCTCAGGACAAATGAGACCGCCCTTGGTCTGCATCGGTATGATGGGCACCTCGTCGATTGGATTTGCCGAAGCGAGGCCGTTCTTGATTGCCCAGACATAAAACATCTTGATGCAGCTCCTCATGTTCCTCTTCGCCTCAAGATCCATTTCCGCGCCATTGAGAAAATAAGCGATGACATCGTTGCCGGTCACTGCATCCATTGGCTTATCGGCAAAGCGTGAGAAGCGTGAGATCTGATACCACCTCGTTCTCAGAGTCTCTGCTGTGCGTCCTACCGCCTCCATCTCCAGAAGCCATTGGTCTATAGATTGCGCCCACTCGGCTTGAGGTAGAGCGTGTTCGCAACCGTAGCTGTTTCGATTTGTCCAATTATGCATGGGATGCTTCCTTCCTCAAAAAAAGGGAAGCAGCACCGCTTCCCTTGAAATGGTTATGGTTTATCCCTTCTCTCCCCAATCGATATGGGAGAGAACAAGTTTATTCGTTCTGTAAGGGTAGCGTCATAATTCCGGTCAATTCCTTTTCCCAAATCTCGAAATCGCCGGTCGGATCGTCGTCGAATCCGAACTGTGAACCGGACGGTCGCTGGTTCAAGCCCAGCCGCAGGAGCCATAAACCCCTGAATCTCAGGGGTTTTCTTGTTTTCAGGCCAATATCGGTCGGCCGGCGCGCGTCTTGCGCTGCGACACCCTCGAAACGGCATTGTGGATAACTCGGAGGCTGGAACCACATAACCCGTTTCGAGTGGACAACGGAGCATCGCATTGCTCACAGTGGAATCACGACATCACGACGAATGCGTGAATCCACTGCGAGACCCCAAGGAGCGATGACGATGAACCGATATATCGGGCGCTGCGGCGAACGCCACGACCAAAGCCGCGCCAGAAAAACACGATTCGAATACGAACGCCGACAAGTCCAAGAGGAGCGGCGGCGCGCCTTGGCGTCGGCCATGGCGATATTCGCCGC
This window contains:
- a CDS encoding tyrosine-type recombinase/integrase; its protein translation is MHNWTNRNSYGCEHALPQAEWAQSIDQWLLEMEAVGRTAETLRTRWYQISRFSRFADKPMDAVTGNDVIAYFLNGAEMDLEAKRNMRSCIKMFYVWAIKNGLASANPIDEVPIIPMQTKGGLICPEHAINEGLKSDDEDAVLAIMFGAWMGLRRIEMTRIHTERDIEDNPEEMRILVHGKGIKERVLPVPGELARKIRRRPAGWLFPGRFEENPASVDYVAKRIKAATSYPSHSLRRRFATLAYYRTGCDILLVSQILGHANVATTMRYIGVRPDEMRDAVESTTRTDTYQRMMQERFDLRLPNMTMQRLTFAKR
- a CDS encoding Fic family protein, with translation MPNPALTQRIRALPESLIALGENNEVLELLSKVGEARSYRDSLGELDGVEQSAVEDYGKEWMARYVYNSNAIEGSTLTLEDTELVLEGEFVPTDSPARYIFAARGVADGMAYVRRFVEEGRDIDTEIIQKIHEVTSLDVQPTLRGRFRPYGYTARILGTRVKTADPLEIHEDIDLLCETARAEGIHPILRAAGFHALFENVHPFADGNGRTGRQLLNMMLMSSGYKPVAIKHDAGRTYGESLEAWQVDGNPLPFVRVLADCVFQEETDVAGLVSDLRAGQELDLSGVNNSGLAR